In Ornithinibacter aureus, the genomic stretch TGAGGATCGGGGTGAGCGTGGTGGCCATCACGAACCCTTCTTATTCGGGGCGGAGGTCTTGCGCGGTGCCTTCTCGGACCCGGCGGTGCGGGCCTTGGCGTCGTCCTCGGCCGGAGCCTGCTCGTCGGGGTCGCGGGTCGCGGCCGGCTCCACCTTGGCAGCGGCCGCTTCGTCGCTCGCGGGGGTGACCTCGGTGTTGCCGGGCTCGGCCGGGCCGGCCGGGGCGGGTGCCTCGGACACGTCCGACTCGGATGCCGTCGGCGCGGGGGCCGTGGCCGACGCACCTTCGGGGGCGGTCCAGCCTTGTTCGTGCGCGAGCTTCAGGCCGGCGAGGGACGCCGGGCCGGCGCCGACCCCTTCGTCGGCGAGCCCGTCGTGGAAGCCGGCCAGCACGCGGCTGACCTGCTTGAACGTGCACAGCGAGCTCGGCCCGCGGGTGGGCGCGACGGGCTTGCCGGCGGTGAGGTCGTCGACCAGGGCGATGGTGGACTCGGGCGTCTGGTTGTCGAAGAACTCCCAGTTCGCCATGACGACCGGCGCGTAGTCGCAGGCCGCGTTGCACTCGACGCGCTCGAGCGTGATCTTGCCGTCCGCGGTGGTCTCGTCGTGACCCACGCCGAGGTGATCCGACACGGCATCCCAGATCTCGTCGCCGCCCATGACGGCGCACAGGGTGTTGGTGCACACGCCGACCGTGTACTCGCCGTTGGGGTGGCGCTTGTACTGCGTGTAGAACGTCGCGACGCCGGACACCTCGGCGGTCGTGAGGTCGAGCAGCTCGGCGCACAGGTCGATGCCGCGGCCGGTCACGTAGCCGTCGACGGACTGCACGAGGTGCAGCAGCGGCAGCAGCGCCGAGCGCTTTTGCGGGTAGCGGGCGATGACCTCGGCGGCGTCGGCGCGGAACTGCGCCTCGACGTCGGCGGGGTACGGTGCCTTGGAGTCCTCACTGACCGTGAGGTGACCGGATGCGGTCTGGAGGCCGAAGTCGTGAGCCATCAGCGGTCGACACCTCCCATGACGGGGTCGATGGAGGCCACCGCGACGATGACGTCGGCGACCTGGGCGCCTTCGCACATCGCGGCCACGGCCTGCAGGTTGTTGAAGCTCGGGTCGCGGAAGTGCGCCCGGTAGGGCCGGGTGCCGCCGTCGGAGACGGTGTGGCAGCCGAGCTCGCCCTTGGGTGACTCCACCGCGGCGTACGCCTGCCCCGGGGGGACCCGGAAGCCTTCGGTGACGAGCTTGAAGTGGTGGATGAGCGACTCCATGGACGTGCCCATGATCTCGCGGATGTGGTCGAGGCTGTTGCCCTGACCGTCGCCACCGATGGCCAGCTGGGCCGGCCACGCGATCTTCTTGTCCTGCACCATGACGGGCTGGCCCTCGGTGCGCTGGAGCCGGTCGAGGGTCTGCTCGACGATCTTCAGCGACTGGTACATCTCGTCGATGCGGATGCGGATGCGGTCGTAGGCGTCGCAGCCGGTGCGGGTGACGACGTCGAAGTCGTAGGTCTCGTACCCGCAGTACGGGTCGGACTTGCGCAGGTCGTGCGGCAGGCCGGTCGAGCGCAGCACCGGGCCGGTGACGCCGAGCGCCACGCAACCGGTGAGGTCGAGGTAGCCGATGCCGACCGTGCGGCCCTTGAGCAGCGGGTTCTCGTTGATCAGCAGCTCGATCTCGTGCAGACCCTGGCGCAGCTCGCCGACGACCTCGCGGACCATGTCGACCGCGCCGTGCGGCAGGTCCTGGGCAACACCGCCGGGGCGGATGTACGCGTTGTTCATCCGCAGACCGGT encodes the following:
- the nuoE gene encoding NADH-quinone oxidoreductase subunit NuoE; the encoded protein is MAHDFGLQTASGHLTVSEDSKAPYPADVEAQFRADAAEVIARYPQKRSALLPLLHLVQSVDGYVTGRGIDLCAELLDLTTAEVSGVATFYTQYKRHPNGEYTVGVCTNTLCAVMGGDEIWDAVSDHLGVGHDETTADGKITLERVECNAACDYAPVVMANWEFFDNQTPESTIALVDDLTAGKPVAPTRGPSSLCTFKQVSRVLAGFHDGLADEGVGAGPASLAGLKLAHEQGWTAPEGASATAPAPTASESDVSEAPAPAGPAEPGNTEVTPASDEAAAAKVEPAATRDPDEQAPAEDDAKARTAGSEKAPRKTSAPNKKGS
- a CDS encoding NADH-quinone oxidoreductase subunit D, coding for MTTHDHDTEVFEAQGTHESFSDAYGASVDEGLDGAPVFNVSGGDWNDLVDEATALHEERIVVNMGPQHPSTHGVLRLILELDGETVTEARAGIGYLHTGIEKNMEFRTWVQGVTFCTRMDYLTPMFQETAYCLSVEKLLGITDQVPERANIIRVLMMELTRINSHLVCLGTGGMELGATTVMTVGFRERERILRVFEAVTGLRMNNAYIRPGGVAQDLPHGAVDMVREVVGELRQGLHEIELLINENPLLKGRTVGIGYLDLTGCVALGVTGPVLRSTGLPHDLRKSDPYCGYETYDFDVVTRTGCDAYDRIRIRIDEMYQSLKIVEQTLDRLQRTEGQPVMVQDKKIAWPAQLAIGGDGQGNSLDHIREIMGTSMESLIHHFKLVTEGFRVPPGQAYAAVESPKGELGCHTVSDGGTRPYRAHFRDPSFNNLQAVAAMCEGAQVADVIVAVASIDPVMGGVDR